The genomic DNA CCGGAGGTTGCGTGAGCAGCGCGATCACCCCGTTGACCAGCGCCTCCAGGTCCTTTCGCAGGCTGCCGGTGTCGGGCGGTGCCAGCGCGAGCAGGTCGGCTTCGACCAGCGCGGCGGCGAGCAGCGCGGCCTTGGACGGCCACCACCGGTAGATCGTGGTCTTGTTGACCCCCGACCGCTCGGCCACTCCCTCCACGGTCAGTCCCTCGTAGCCCTTGGCGGCGAGCAGTTCGAGCGTCGCGGAGAAGATCTGCTGTTCCTTGCGCGGTGCCATGAGCCAATGATAACAACGCAACGGTGCGTTGTGTTTCAATGGGCACGCCGTACCGTCACGCATGGAGGTCAGTGATGTCGCCCGTCGTCTTCGTCCACGGAATCCGGGTCAGCGCGACCATGTGGGATCCCGTTCTCGCCCGTCTCGACCGGCCTGCGACGGCCGTGGACCTGCCGGGGCACGGAACCCGCCGCGGTGAGCCGTTCTCGATGGACGCGGCGACCTCGGCGGTGGCGGACGCGATCGACGCGCTCGGCGGCCGGGCCCTCGTGGCGGGGCTGTCGCTGGGCGGCTACGTCGGCATCGCCGCCGCCGAACGCTTCCCCGGCCGGGTCGCCGGGCTGATGGCCATGGGGTGCACGTCCAGAAGCACGGCGATGGCCGGGCTCTACCGGTCCGTCGCGTCGGTCGCCGCCCGTCATCCGGTCCGGGCGGACCGGCTCGGTTCCGCCGCTCTCCGCCGGGTCCTGCCCGGCCCACCCGGGGCGGCCATGGTGGCGGGGGGTCTGTCATGCGAGGTGATGCCGCAGGTCGTCGAGGCCGTCACCGGACACGACCAGCTCGCGGCGCTGGCCGCCTACCCCGGACGCGTGTGGCTGGTGAACGGCGCCCGCGACCCGTTCCGGGGCGGCGAGCGCGACTTCCTGCGTGCCTGCCGGGACGGGCGGTTGATCCTGATCCCCCGCCGGGGACATCTGGGTGTGATGCGGGATCCGGGACCGCTGGCCCGGTTGGTGGGCGACCTGTGCGATCAGGTCGACCGACCGGCGAGGGCGGTGGCGACACCGAGTCCCAGATAGACGATTCCGCTGAAGTTGCGGAGCAGGCTCGAACGGCCGCGCAGTCGCGTGCCGAGCGCGCCGGCGCCCACGGCGTAGATCAGGTCGCAGACCAGGCCGAGGAGCAGGAGGGTGCCTCCCAGGATCGCGATCTGCAGGGGCACCGATCCCGCCTCCAGGTGCACGAACTGCGGCAGGAGCGCCAGGAAGAACAGGATCACCTTGGGGTTGAGCACGTTGACGACCAGGCCTTCGAGGAAGATCGCGCGCAGCGGCTGCGGTGCGGCCTCCCGGGCGGTGGGCTCCTGTCCGCGGGTCAGCGTCCGGATGCCCAGGTAGACCAGGTAGGCCACCCCGGCCCACTTGATCACGTTGAAGAGCGCGGCGGACCGCGCGACCACGTAGGAGAGCCCGGCTGCCGCTGCGGCGATGTGCACCAGGGTGCCGGTCTCCACGCCGAAGGCGCTCGCCATCCCGGCCGCCCGGCCCTGGGCGATGGCCCGGGTGGCGATGTAGAGGTGGTTCGGCCCGGGCACCATGACCAGTGCCAGAGACGCCACAACGAAGATCAGAAATGTGGACATGGGAACCATGGGTCGACCATAGGCCTGCTCCGGTCCCCACTGTCAGGACCATTCACGGACGCCGTCCGTGGACCATTCGGCTCGCTGCCGGTGTGCCGTGGCATACTCACCGGCGTGGGGTGGCAAAAGGAGCAAAGCGTTCTTATCGGGCGGTTGGTGGAGCTTGACCGCCTGTCCGCCGTCCTCGACTCGGCCGCCGCCGGGCTGGCCGGGGTGGCCCTCGTGGGTGGCGACGCGGGCATCGGCAAGACCCGGTTGGTGACGGAACTGGGGGAGCGGGCCAGGGCCGCCGGCTTCGCCGTGCTGGTCGGACAGTGCGCCGAACTCGGCGACGCGCTGCCGTACCTGCCGCTGGCCGACGCCCTGCGCGGTGCGCAGGGCGAGCTGCGCGCCGCGATCGACGCCCGGCCCGTCCTGGGCCGGCTGCTGCCCGGGAGCGCCGACCTCGGCCCGGAGACCACCTCCGGCCTCACCCAGCAGCAGCTCTTCGGCTCGATGCTCGGGTTCCTGGCCGCCCAGCCGCTGCTGCTGATCCTGGAGGACCTGCACTGGGCCGACCAGTCCACCCGCGACCTGCTGGTCTTCCTCAGCCGGATGCTGCAGACCGAGCGGGTCTGCCTGGTCGGCACCTACCGGACCGACGACCTCCACCGCCGCCACCCGCTGCGCCGGGTCCTCGCCGAGCTCAAGCGCCTCCCCTCGGTGACGGCCGTCGAGCTGCACCCGCTCGACCGCGGTGAGATGGCCGACTACCTGGCCGCCCTCGGCGGCGACGCCCGGATGATCGGCGAGGTCGTCGACCGCGCCGAGGGCAACCCGTTCTACGCCGAGGAGCTCCTGGAGGCCGCGACCGAGGGCTCCGCGATGACCGACGGCCTGGCCGGTCTGCTGCTCTCCCGCGCGGAGTTGCTCTCCGACGCGGCCCAGCAGGTGCTCCGGGGCGCGGCCGTCGCGGGCCGCCGGGTCGACCACGACCTGCTTCGGGAGGCCTCCGGACTGGAGGAGCTGGCTTTCGAGGAGGCCATGCGGGAGATCGTCTCGCGTGGGCTGCTCCGTCCCAGCGGGGAGTACGGCTACGCCTTCCGGCACGCTCTGCTCCAGGAGGCCGTCTACACCGACCTGCTGCCGGGCGAGCGGACCCGGATGCATTCGGCGTTCGCCCGCCTGCTCACCGCCCGGAAGGGGGCGGCCGCCGAGCTCGCCTATCACTACCTGGCCGGGCACGACCTCGCCGAAGCGCTGTCCGCTTCGGCCGAGGCCGGACGGCGGGCCGAGCGCCTCGGTGCCCCCGCCGAGGCGCACCGTCACTTCGAGCAGGCACTCGGCCTCTGGGACCGGGTCCCCGACCCCGAGCGTCTCGCCGGGATGGACCGCGTCCGACTCGTCCTGCGCACCGCCGCCGCGGCGGCCGACACGGGCGACAACCACCGGGCCATCGCCCACCTCCGGGAGGTTCCCCCGTCGGCCGAGGTGGGCGAACGGCTCGCCTACTACCTCTACGACTCCGACGACGTCCCGGCGGCGATCACGGCCGCCGAGGCGGCCGTGGCCGCGGCCCCTCCCGGAACCGCCGTCCTCGCCAGGGCGCTGGCCACCCTCTCCCGCGCGCTCAGCTGGGGAGTGCGCCAGCCGGAGGCCAGGCGCCTCGCCGACCGCGCGCTGGAGGTCGCCAGGGCCACGGGGGCGAGCGACGCGGAGAAGGGCGCGATGATCGTGCTGGGCTCCTGCGCGGAGTTCGAGGGTGACCTCGTCCGAGCCCAGGAGCTGTTCGGCGCCGCCGCCGTCCGGGACTCCGGTGACCTGGCCATGGATCTGCGTGCGATCTTCCAGCACGCCCGGATGCAGTTCGAGCAGGGCTCCATGACCGTCGCCGCCGCGACCGCCGACAGGGGCATACGGCTGGCGACGGAGACCGGGCTCTCCTGGAGCACGTACGGAACCGACCTGCGGTTCCTCCAGTTCCTGATCCACTACATGGCGGGGGAATGGCCGCAGGCCCGGGAGACGGCCGCCGGATTCGGCACGCGTGCCGGCAAGATTCCCGAGGCCGTCCTCTCTTCCTTCGCACTGTTCGTCGAGGTCGCCACGGGGACGCCCGCGGTCGAGGAACGGCTGACCTGGCTCCGGCCGTTCTGGTCGGACTCCCTGGTCGCCTACATGTCCAGGGGGCTGGCCGCCGAACACGCCCTGTGGCAGCGGGATCCCGGACTCGCCCTGGAACACGCGACCGCGGTCCTCGACGCCATCGACCCCGCCGACGTGGGCAACATCCGCATCGGTGCGATCGCGCTCTGGGCGCTGGCCGACCTCGGCCGCACCGACGGCGCCGACGAACTGCTCGCCCGCGTACGGCGGGCGGCCCGGCCCGGGATGGGATTCGAGGGACGCGCCTGGCTGGCGCGGGCGGAGGCCGAGTGGCATCGCGTGCACGGCCGTGCCGACGTCGAGGCGTGGCGGGCGGTGGTCGAGGCGTTCGGCGCCGGGTCCGTCTACGAGACGGCGCGCTCCCGGTGGCGGCTGGCCGAGGCGCTGCTCGCCTCGGGTGACCGCGCCTCGGCGCTGGAGGAGTGGCAGCGCGCGGTCCAGGACGCCACGTCGCTGGGTGCCCGGCCGCTGGGCGCGGCCCTGGCGGAGCTGGGCCGCCGGGCCCGGTTCACCTCGGGCCCGGCGGGGCCGCTCACCAGCCGTGAGCAGGAGGTGCTCGCACTGGTGTCCGAGGGCCTGCCCAACCGTGAGATCGGCGAACGGCTGTTCATCGCGCAGAAGACGGTGAGCGTGCACGTCTCCAACATCCTGGGCAAGCTCGGTGCCTCCTCACGCACCCAGGCCGCCGCGGTGGCTCGCAGGGAGGGCCTGCTGTAGGCGCCCGTCGAATTCCCGGTCGACCTCCGGGGTGGGCCGTCAGCCGTCGCGTGTGGTCAGGGCCAGCTCGCGGACGACCTGGATGAGCTCGGCAGGGTCGAACGGCTTGGTGAGGTAGGCGTCGACTCCGATGTCGAGTCCCCGGCGCTTGTCGTCGTCCTGCGCCCTCGCGGTGATCAGGACCACCCTGATGTGGCGGGTCTCCTCGTCGCCCCGGAGCCTGGTCGCGGTCATCCAGCCGTCCAGCCTGGGCATCATCACATCGAGCGTGATCACGTCGGGCATCACCTCAAGCACCCGATCAAGGCAGTTCTGTCCGTCGTAGGCGGTCTCCACCTGGAATCCCTCCAAGGTCAGGTTGACCGCGATGAGCTGTCGGATGACCTCGTCGTCATCCACCACCAATACCTTGCCCGGAACGTCGCCCACGGCCGTGAGGCTAACTCCTCAGAGTCGGGTCACGCGCGGTTTTCGGCGGATGCGTACGGACAACCGTCCATGGGCGGCAGGTGTTCCCACCGGGTGGACGGGCTCGGCCTCGTAGGTGTGGATGGTTTCGGCGTCCTCCACAGAATTCGGTTCGGCCCCTTGGGGATGACCCGGCCCCGCAGATCCTGAGGCCTCGATCGTTCATCGAGCCCAGGGAGGGCACGCATGATCACGACAGTTCTCACCGCCACCGTTCTTGCGACGGTTCTCGCAGTGGGCGACCCGCAGGCGCCCACGGGACGGTTCTGCTCACAGGTCGCCGATGCCTGGAGGCCGCTGCTGTCCGGTGCCGAGTCACCGGACAGCCTCCATGCGTGGTTACGGGAGATGATGCGCGTCGCGCTCGTCACCGCCTGTGAGCTCGGCCGCACGAGTCCGGGACTCCCGGCGCAGACCACCCGCGCCGACGCCGGAGACGGCATCTCGGCCCCGGGCCTTCCCCGGGCGGCGGACGCCGCCGAATCCTCCGGGCCGGCTGCTCCCGGCGTCACGGAACCCGCCGCCCCTCCCGTGGGCTCGCCCACCGGCGTCACCGGCATCACCGGATCCTCGGGTCCTCCTGCGGGCTCCTCCACCGACACCACCGGACCTTCGGGTCCTCCCGTGGGCTCCTCCACCGACACCACCGAACCCGCCGCCCCTCCTGGACTCACGTCTTCCGGCGGCACCGGCCGCTCCGCTCCTCCCGGGTCCACGTTTCCCGACGTCACCGGTCCTGCCAGGCCCGGATCCTCTTCGCGGGTTCAGCGGCCGGCCGACCGTTCGCGGGGTCAGCGGCCCGCCGACAGTTCCTCGGAGAGGCCGCCGAAATCCGAGACGTCTCATCACCCGTCCGCGGTCTCTCGGTCGCCACGCCGTCCGTCACCGGGGCAGACGGCGGTGACGGCGGCGCTCCGCCACGTCGGCAGGCCGTACGTCTGGGGCGGTGGTTCGGGCGACGGCCCGACCGGTGGTGGGTTCGACTGCTCCGGCCTCGCCCTGCATGCCTGGTCCAAGGCGGGGGCCGCGCTCACCCACTACACCGGAAGTCAGTTCAGGCAGGGCCGCCGCGTGCCGTTCTCCCAGCTCCGCCCGGGAGATCTGGTCTTCTTCGGTGGTGGCGTCGGAGACCCGACCCACGTGGGTGTCTATGTGAAGGACGGCGTCATGGTGCACGCCCCGAAGACCGGTGACGTCGTCAGGACGACGAACTTCGCCGACTCTCCCTACTACCGCTCGCGCTACCGTGGAGCCGTCCGCCCGGTCTCCCGGACCCCTGCCTGACAGAGCCGGTGCCCCTGAGATCACCCGCTTCGCGCTGCGAGTGTCGGTTCCCCTCCAGATGCTGGTAATCTAATCACTCGTTGGCCCCCTTAGCTCAGGGGATAGAGCACCGGCCTCCGGAGCCGGGAGCGCAAGTTCGAATCTTGCAGGGGGCACCAACGCTTCACCAGGGGAAACCCAGCGACGGCCTGCGGAAACGCGGGTCGTTCTGCGTTGTGCCACCGGATGTCGCCAGCTACGGCTGCGCCATCCAGGTACGGGATCTTGTTGCCGTAGCGTGTCTTCCGTTCGGTTGCCCGGCTGTCCGCGGCTGCCGGCGCGGCCCGGAGCCCGCCGTTCCAGGCCGCGTTTCAGCCGATTATCTGGTCAGGACCATCAGCGCGAAAAGCCCGTGCTCGCAGTGGTACGACAGGTACGTCCCCTGGTTTCGCAGTTCCGCGTCCTTCGCCTTGCCCTTCGCCGCTGACGGGTAGTCGCCGTACGTGATCCATGAGGATGCGATGACGGCCGGGGCGCTCGACGTGTTGTGACCGGTGGTCGCGGCGTTCGGCGCAGGGCCGTCAGGCGTACCAGTCCCCGGCGATCTCCTGGAGTTCCTTGCTCCCTTTGCGCTCCGGGGCCACGGACACGCCCACGGTGAAGACCTGCCAGATCCCCTTCGGGTCGTTGAGCAGGCTGAAGACGTGGAACGAGCCGCCGCCCCCGGTGCGGAAGCCGTAGGTCTGGGTATGGGAGCGGAACCCCGCGTAAGCGCCCTTGGAGATCCTGGCGTAGGCGCGGCGGCTGAAGTTGTCCCCGGCCAGCCGGTAGCCGTGCTTTCCCGCCTTGTTGTTGGGATAGTCCCAGAAGGTCAGATACTCCTTGCCGACGGCCGCGCCGTCGGACGCGGCGGTGACGTAACCCTCGGCGTCCAGGCGCGGCGCCGGCACCCGCTGGCCGTAGTGCAGCGGTGTCTTCGCGGCCAGTTTGAAGGACTGGCCCTTCGGCCGCCAGAAGGCCAGAATGTGCGCCCGGTCCTGCCCCCGGTAGGTCGCCTGGAGGATGAACCACTCCCCGGTGGCCGGCTGCTCACGGGGCACGTAGTACGTCTGCCTGCCGGTCAGCAGGATCGGCTTGCGGAGCTTGCTCTTGTCGCCGTCCTCCACATGGCCCTTGTCGAGGACCGCCTCGTGCCGGGTGCCGTCCCAGAACAGGTCGTCCACCTTGGAGAAGTCGTCCCACCAGTCACGATCCTTGATCGTTCTGTTGTGCTTGGCCACCCAGGACGCCGCGGCCTTCCTGGCGTCGGCGGTGGTGAGCCGGACGCTCTCGGGCCGAGGGGCGGGCGTGGGCGTGGGTGCCGCCGCTGTGGACGGGGGCGTCGTCGTAGGTGAGAAGACCGGGCGAGCGAAAGGGTTGGGCACAAGGGCGCAGCCGGTGAGGCTCATCGCCAGGACGGCGATGAGTGGCGCTTTCCGCACGGTGCCGATCTCCTTTGCTGAATGCGACAAATGACAATGAAAGACACCGTACCGGTCAACCCCCAGGGCTGCGCCGATCGGTCACGGCCGACGGCCACAAGGTCGTTGCTTACCATGTGTCAATGGCAAAGAGTAAGGCCGCCAAAGCTGTCAGTAACGTAAAGTTCGGTGAGTGCTCTGCGCCTTCGTTGATGAAAGCTGTCGTGTCCGCAGGGATGACGACTGCCTCTATGTTCTTGCCGCCGTCCTCCTTCCAGCGGAAGAACTCGACCAGGTCAGGTCGATGATGGACAGCTTGCGGTACGGCAAGGCACCCACCGTTCATTGGCGAACGGAGCGATCCGCGCGCAGGCTGCTCATCGCGCAGGCGGTGGCCTCGTTGGAATGTGCGTCGGTGGTCGCCGTCAGCCTGTACGGCACTGCAGGCCGCTCGGAGCGGGCCAGGCGTCATTGTCTGCTCCGGTTGCTGCCCGAGCTATCCGCGCGGGGGTCGGAGCGGTGGTGTTCGAGTCGCGTCGAGAGCAGGACGCTGGCGACAGGGCGATTCTCACGGCTCTGCGACGAGGCGAGCAGATCGCCGCTGAGATGTCGGTCAACTGGGAACGAGCCAGCTCGGATGCCGCGCTATGGACGGCTGATGTCGTCGCGGGGATCGTGACCGGGTGGATGGGCGGAGACCAGCAGTGGTGGCCGCTGTTCGAGGACCGTGTCACATTCCTGGAAGCATCAGAGGCCTGACTGGAGAAAGCGCAAGCGCCGGGCTCCCGATTCCATCGGGGGGTTCCCGGCGCCACTTCCATGCCCCAGAGGACACGACACCGTAAGTATCCGCTTGTTTCCCCTCAGTCGTCAAGCCAAAGCCATCTGGTGGCTTGGACTGGCGCCGCGGGTACTGTCCGCGCGTGTCAGCGTTGCCCTTATTGATGAGCGAGGAGTCGCGATGCCGCCGTTGCGGGCGTTCAGGGCGTCTGGTGGGTGCGGTCGGTCCTGGTCAGCTCGGCGAACAGGTTCTCCCACAGCGGCGTGACGGTGTCGGGGGCGTAGTCCCGTGCGGTGTGCACCGCGGCGGCGCCCAGGCGCAGGCGTGTCTCCCGGTCGGCGATGAGACGCTTCAGCGCCTCGGCCAGGGCGTCGACGTCCTGGGGCGGGACGAGCAGGCCGTCCACCCCGTCGGTGATGACGTCGCGCGGGCCGGTCGGGCAGTCGAAGGCGACGACCGGCAGCGCGTGGGACATCGCCTCGATCATGACCATCGGCAGCCCCTCGAACCGGGAGCTGAGCACGTACACCGACGACTGGGCGAGCTCCTCGTCCAGCCGGTCGGTCCGCCCCATCAGCGTGATGTTGTCACCCAGCTTGCGTTCCCTGATGAGCGCCTTCAGCTTCGCCTTCTTCGGTCCGGTGCCGTAGATCCGTAGCCGCCAGTCCGGATATCGGCGCACGACCTGCTCGAACGCGGGGACGAGCAGGTCGAACCCCTTCTGTGAGACCAGCCGTCCGGCGGCGATCACCAGCCTGTTCTCCTGGCGCGAGGGGGTCTGGTCGGTGGTGTGGATCGCGTTGGGGATCCGCACGACCGGGATGCCCGGCAGCAGCGCCTGGTAGTCCCGGCGGTCGGTCCCGGTGAGCACCGCGACCGCGTCCAGCCGCCTGTAGTGGCGGGCGATCTCCCGGCGGACGGTGTCAGGGTGGGTGGCCAGGTTCATGTGCTCCTGCGCGATCC from Streptosporangium sp. NBC_01756 includes the following:
- a CDS encoding TetR/AcrR family transcriptional regulator, with product MAPRKEQQIFSATLELLAAKGYEGLTVEGVAERSGVNKTTIYRWWPSKAALLAAALVEADLLALAPPDTGSLRKDLEALVNGVIALLTQPPAADVAVAALGAAVHHPELATAAQRFFADRFAGESAVFDRARRRGELRDTADPMLIMDLLVGAVWLRAVFRGLPLDDGFAAAAVATVLDGVA
- a CDS encoding alpha/beta fold hydrolase is translated as MSPVVFVHGIRVSATMWDPVLARLDRPATAVDLPGHGTRRGEPFSMDAATSAVADAIDALGGRALVAGLSLGGYVGIAAAERFPGRVAGLMAMGCTSRSTAMAGLYRSVASVAARHPVRADRLGSAALRRVLPGPPGAAMVAGGLSCEVMPQVVEAVTGHDQLAALAAYPGRVWLVNGARDPFRGGERDFLRACRDGRLILIPRRGHLGVMRDPGPLARLVGDLCDQVDRPARAVATPSPR
- a CDS encoding LysE family translocator → MSTFLIFVVASLALVMVPGPNHLYIATRAIAQGRAAGMASAFGVETGTLVHIAAAAAGLSYVVARSAALFNVIKWAGVAYLVYLGIRTLTRGQEPTAREAAPQPLRAIFLEGLVVNVLNPKVILFFLALLPQFVHLEAGSVPLQIAILGGTLLLLGLVCDLIYAVGAGALGTRLRGRSSLLRNFSGIVYLGLGVATALAGRST
- a CDS encoding helix-turn-helix transcriptional regulator, with product MELDRLSAVLDSAAAGLAGVALVGGDAGIGKTRLVTELGERARAAGFAVLVGQCAELGDALPYLPLADALRGAQGELRAAIDARPVLGRLLPGSADLGPETTSGLTQQQLFGSMLGFLAAQPLLLILEDLHWADQSTRDLLVFLSRMLQTERVCLVGTYRTDDLHRRHPLRRVLAELKRLPSVTAVELHPLDRGEMADYLAALGGDARMIGEVVDRAEGNPFYAEELLEAATEGSAMTDGLAGLLLSRAELLSDAAQQVLRGAAVAGRRVDHDLLREASGLEELAFEEAMREIVSRGLLRPSGEYGYAFRHALLQEAVYTDLLPGERTRMHSAFARLLTARKGAAAELAYHYLAGHDLAEALSASAEAGRRAERLGAPAEAHRHFEQALGLWDRVPDPERLAGMDRVRLVLRTAAAAADTGDNHRAIAHLREVPPSAEVGERLAYYLYDSDDVPAAITAAEAAVAAAPPGTAVLARALATLSRALSWGVRQPEARRLADRALEVARATGASDAEKGAMIVLGSCAEFEGDLVRAQELFGAAAVRDSGDLAMDLRAIFQHARMQFEQGSMTVAAATADRGIRLATETGLSWSTYGTDLRFLQFLIHYMAGEWPQARETAAGFGTRAGKIPEAVLSSFALFVEVATGTPAVEERLTWLRPFWSDSLVAYMSRGLAAEHALWQRDPGLALEHATAVLDAIDPADVGNIRIGAIALWALADLGRTDGADELLARVRRAARPGMGFEGRAWLARAEAEWHRVHGRADVEAWRAVVEAFGAGSVYETARSRWRLAEALLASGDRASALEEWQRAVQDATSLGARPLGAALAELGRRARFTSGPAGPLTSREQEVLALVSEGLPNREIGERLFIAQKTVSVHVSNILGKLGASSRTQAAAVARREGLL
- a CDS encoding response regulator transcription factor, producing MGDVPGKVLVVDDDEVIRQLIAVNLTLEGFQVETAYDGQNCLDRVLEVMPDVITLDVMMPRLDGWMTATRLRGDEETRHIRVVLITARAQDDDKRRGLDIGVDAYLTKPFDPAELIQVVRELALTTRDG
- a CDS encoding NlpC/P60 family protein, encoding MITTVLTATVLATVLAVGDPQAPTGRFCSQVADAWRPLLSGAESPDSLHAWLREMMRVALVTACELGRTSPGLPAQTTRADAGDGISAPGLPRAADAAESSGPAAPGVTEPAAPPVGSPTGVTGITGSSGPPAGSSTDTTGPSGPPVGSSTDTTEPAAPPGLTSSGGTGRSAPPGSTFPDVTGPARPGSSSRVQRPADRSRGQRPADSSSERPPKSETSHHPSAVSRSPRRPSPGQTAVTAALRHVGRPYVWGGGSGDGPTGGGFDCSGLALHAWSKAGAALTHYTGSQFRQGRRVPFSQLRPGDLVFFGGGVGDPTHVGVYVKDGVMVHAPKTGDVVRTTNFADSPYYRSRYRGAVRPVSRTPA
- a CDS encoding glycosyltransferase family 4 protein is translated as MKIRYMLLHAYGMGGTIRTVVNQANAMVAAGHDVEIASVVRRRDTPQFPIDPRVEIVPLVDQRDGVRPDSVGRRVWRKVRGKIVPHGEFAAAYFTERVEKAVIDYVSGLQDGILVTTRPALNLISARRTPMSVVRIAQEHMNLATHPDTVRREIARHYRRLDAVAVLTGTDRRDYQALLPGIPVVRIPNAIHTTDQTPSRQENRLVIAAGRLVSQKGFDLLVPAFEQVVRRYPDWRLRIYGTGPKKAKLKALIRERKLGDNITLMGRTDRLDEELAQSSVYVLSSRFEGLPMVMIEAMSHALPVVAFDCPTGPRDVITDGVDGLLVPPQDVDALAEALKRLIADRETRLRLGAAAVHTARDYAPDTVTPLWENLFAELTRTDRTHQTP